TACGCCTGGCAAAGTCCTGAATGGGACGGAGGATTTGGCCGACAGGTACTGGGCGAGACCTGGATCAATCATCATGGCCAGCATGGCAAGGAAAGCACCCGGGGAATCATCGCGCCGGGCGCAGAACACAGTCCGATCTTACGGGGCATCAAAGACGGAGACATTTGGGGGACGACGGATGTGTACGGTGTTCGCTTGCCATTGCCCGGTGATTGCCAACCGCTGGTGTTGGGACAGGTGCTAACCGGCATGAACCCAGACGATCCGCCAGTGTCTGGAAAGAAAAACGATCCGATGATGCCGATTGCTTGGACCAAGACCTACTCCGCACCGTCGGGAAAAACGTCGCGCATCTTTACCACCACGATGGGGGCATCGCAAGATTTAGTGAGCGAGGGTGTGCGGCGCATGCTCGTGAACGCCTGCTTGTGGGGAATCGGTCTTGAGGACCAGATCCCAGCCAAGACTAACGTCGAGTTGATAGGCGATTACCGGCCGCACCCCTTCGGCTTTGGCAC
This genomic interval from Pirellulales bacterium contains the following:
- a CDS encoding ThuA domain-containing protein codes for the protein MKSHISASAVFAAIMFGGLIANHARAENTWVTYEGTAGPGKGRHIVLVSGDEEYRSEEALPQLAKILAFRQGFKCTVLFPIDPADGTINPIVRTNIPGLESLDNAALLVLFTRFRELPDDQMKHIVDYVDSGRPIVALRTSTHAFDNKASKKYARYAWQSPEWDGGFGRQVLGETWINHHGQHGKESTRGIIAPGAEHSPILRGIKDGDIWGTTDVYGVRLPLPGDCQPLVLGQVLTGMNPDDPPVSGKKNDPMMPIAWTKTYSAPSGKTSRIFTTTMGASQDLVSEGVRRMLVNACLWGIGLEDQIPAKTNVELIGDYRPHPFGFGTFTKGVKPADHAAKGP